The Lycium ferocissimum isolate CSIRO_LF1 chromosome 10, AGI_CSIRO_Lferr_CH_V1, whole genome shotgun sequence genome window below encodes:
- the LOC132034755 gene encoding secreted RxLR effector protein 161-like has translation MKTPSLGSQRSMTIPLAANEKFRKDDRAKKANSSLYWRLIESLLYLTSTRPGLMFAASLLSRFMQEPSQVHFGAAKRVLRYLQGTMDYGIMYKFDGDLDFIGYSMVVDFGNIDDMKSTSGYAFLFGSSICSWLSKKQSVIA, from the exons ATGAAGACTCCATCTCTGGGAAGCCAAAG GTCTATGACCATACCATTAGCAGCAAATGAGAAGTTCAGAAAAGATGATAGAGCAAAAAAAGCTAATAGCTCACTTTACTGGAGGTTGATTGAAAGCCTGCTATATCTTACTTCAACAAGACCTGGCCTTATGTTTGCTGCTAGTTTATTATCTAGATTCATGCAAGAACCAAGCCAAGTGCATTTTGGAGCTGCAAAGCGTGTTCTACGCTACTTGCAAGGAACAATGGATTATGGGATAATGTACAAATTTGATGGAGATTTGGACTTCATTGGCTATTCGATGGTAGTGGACTTTGGAAATATAGATGACATGAAGAGTACTTCGGGTTATGCTTTCTTATTTGGTTCAAGCATTTGTTCTTGGTTGTCAAAAAAGCAAAGTGTTATTGCTTAA
- the LOC132032974 gene encoding heterogeneous nuclear ribonucleoprotein 1-like gives MGSRKNDFGDGASPGKIFIGGLAKETTLEQFVKYFEKYGEIIDSVIMKDRHTGRPRGFGFITYADPSVVDTVIAETHIINDKQVEIKRTIPKGSAESRDFKTKKVFVGGIPTTMNEDEFKGFFSKYGKVTDCEIIRDHVSKRSRGFGFIVFDDEQVVDSLLSEGNMIDMLGTQVEIKKAEPKKPSNSASGPAYGSESRGRGAYNDSYGGFGNSYNSGFGSGGFGPASYRSSGGMGGRFGDYGGYGGGEFGGRYGDFGGGEFGNYRGADPSLGYSSRYGSYAGGYGGGGAGGYGGSGLMAAYGRGGAGYGGYGGAGSGAGYESGPGAGYGGGPGGLYGSRSGYSGSSRYHPYGR, from the exons ATGGGTTCTAGAAAGAACGACTTTGGCGATGGAGCTAGCCCTGG AAAAATCTTCATTGGAGGTCTAGCGAAAGAGACAACTTTAG AACAATTTGTGAAGTACTTCGAGAAATATGGTGAGATAATAGACTCGGTGATTATGAAGGACAGGCATACTGGTAGACCTAGAGGTTTTGGGTTCATCACTTATGCTGATCCCTCTGTCGTTGACACGGTTATTGCTGAAACTCATATCATCAATGACAAACAA GTTGAGATCAAAAGAACCATTCCTAAAGGATCTGCTGAATCAAGGGATTTCAAAACAAAGAAGGTTTTTGTTGGAGGCATTCCCACTACTATGAATGAAG ATGAATTCAAGGGCTTCTTCTCTAAGTATGGGAAGGTGACCGACTGCGAGATCATACGGGACCATGTGTCTAAGCGGTCTCGAGGATTTGGATTTATTGTGTTTGACGATGAGCAAGTAGTTGATAGTTTGCTGTCTGAGGGAAACATGATTGATATGTTGGGTACCCAG GTTGAGATCAAGAAGGCAGAACCAAAAAAACCCTCAAACTCAGCATCTGGTCCTGCATATGGTAGTGAATCTAGGGGACGTGGTGCATACAATGATAGTTATGGAGGTTTTGGCAATTCATATAATAGCGGTTTCGGCAGTGGCGGTTTTGGCCCTGCTTCTTATAGGTCTTCTGGAGGTATGGGTGGTAGGTTTGGTGACTATGGTGGATATGGTGGTGGTGAATTTGGTGGTAGATATGGAGACTTTGGTGGTGGTGAATTTGGTAATTACCGCGGAGCCGATCCCTCACTGGGCTATTCTAGTCGATATGGCTCTTATGCTGGTGGGTATGGTGGCGGCGGTGCTGGTGGATATGGTGGCAGTGGACTAATGGCGGCATATGGCCGTGGAGGAGCTGGTTATGGGGGTTATGGTGGGGCCGGCTCTGGCGCTGGTTATGAATCTGGCCCCGGTGCCGGTTATGGTGGTGGACCAGGAGGTCTATATGGAAGTAGGTCAGGCTATAGTGGCAGCAGCCGTTACCATCCCTATGGCAGGTAG